The Candidatus Binatia bacterium genome has a window encoding:
- the glpQ gene encoding glycerophosphoryl diester phosphodiesterase produces the protein MIELDVQLSADDALVVFHDADVSRTTNGKGKVRELTLEQLRSLDAGSWFAPRFAGERILTLEEVLEMVGGRARLNVEIKAPREDGNVLIPKLLATLDQFGVAGDTLVSCFDWWLLGDVRAAHGQVPLGLLWSDPLIPWPWDRAAKMHANHLHPLWAVVSRAQVEEAHAHGMSVHAWTVNDPPTMVELLQMGVDGIITDFPDRLVALRKG, from the coding sequence ATGATCGAACTCGATGTCCAGTTGAGCGCCGACGACGCCTTGGTGGTGTTCCATGATGCGGACGTCAGCCGCACCACTAACGGCAAGGGCAAGGTGCGCGAACTGACGCTCGAACAACTTCGCTCCCTCGATGCGGGAAGCTGGTTTGCCCCTCGCTTTGCCGGCGAGCGGATTCTGACGCTCGAAGAAGTCCTCGAGATGGTCGGCGGTCGGGCGCGGCTCAACGTGGAAATCAAGGCACCTCGCGAAGACGGCAACGTGTTGATCCCGAAGCTCCTGGCAACTCTCGATCAGTTTGGGGTGGCGGGGGACACTCTGGTTTCGTGTTTCGACTGGTGGCTTCTCGGTGACGTGCGCGCGGCACATGGCCAGGTGCCGTTGGGGTTACTGTGGAGCGATCCATTGATTCCCTGGCCGTGGGATCGTGCGGCAAAAATGCATGCCAACCATCTCCATCCACTGTGGGCGGTCGTGAGCCGAGCGCAAGTCGAAGAGGCCCATGCGCACGGCATGTCGGTGCACGCTTGGACCGTCAACGATCCTCCTACTATGGTGGAACTTCTCCAAATGGGCGTCGATGGAATCATCACCGATTTTCCCGACCGGTTGGTGGCCCTTCGCAAGGGTTGA
- a CDS encoding ribosomal RNA small subunit methyltransferase E produces the protein MTLATIFVPNLPSSSGAQLTVEGPELHHLHVRRVKVGERIRLIDGSGGAWFGEVERISARRASVRVLGALPHCAESPLDTTLVLAVVRAERLEYALEKATELGAHQIVLFRAKYSRNYDAEARLPRWQRVVQESSKQCQRARVPALTLLPSLESLVLADEPGLRLVCDIAKEPDRATWPMPPSPRPRAATIVVGPEGGLAEEELTFLAAKGFAPVSLGPRILRTETAVTVALTLAQFLWGDLSPAARLGR, from the coding sequence ATGACGCTGGCCACGATCTTCGTCCCAAACTTGCCGTCCAGCTCCGGGGCCCAGTTGACCGTCGAGGGCCCGGAGCTGCACCACCTGCACGTGCGGCGGGTCAAAGTCGGCGAGCGCATCCGGTTGATTGACGGTTCGGGGGGCGCATGGTTCGGCGAGGTGGAACGCATCTCGGCCCGCCGGGCATCGGTGCGCGTTCTTGGGGCACTGCCTCACTGTGCGGAATCGCCCCTCGACACCACCTTGGTTCTCGCTGTGGTGCGCGCCGAGCGATTGGAGTACGCATTGGAAAAGGCCACCGAGTTGGGCGCCCATCAAATCGTCCTTTTCCGTGCCAAATATTCCCGCAACTACGACGCTGAGGCGCGCCTTCCGCGATGGCAACGCGTGGTCCAGGAATCCTCGAAGCAATGCCAGCGCGCCCGTGTTCCTGCATTGACTCTTCTGCCGTCGCTGGAATCACTGGTCCTCGCCGACGAACCGGGATTGAGGCTTGTCTGCGATATCGCGAAGGAACCCGACCGGGCTACTTGGCCAATGCCCCCCTCGCCTCGACCGCGCGCCGCAACCATCGTCGTTGGACCCGAGGGTGGGCTTGCCGAAGAGGAACTGACCTTTCTTGCGGCAAAAGGATTCGCCCCCGTGTCTCTTGGGCCTCGAATTTTGCGTACGGAAACCGCCGTAACGGTCGCCCTCACCCTCGCGCAGTTCCTTTGGGGGGACCTCAGTCCCGCTGCGCGCCTAGGTAGGTAG
- a CDS encoding 50S ribosomal protein L11 methyltransferase → MRSWIELEVNVEARWADAVSSFLFDLGTTGTEVEDPGQVVIIRAYFEPSGELDLGDVVERYLRALGSRKHRVLERRLEHAPWEESWKEWFTPLAAGKRLWVHPPWSSDVPPGRIAIVIEPGMAFGTGHHASTLGCLELIEANLAGQIVERALDLGTGSGILAIAMAKLGVPHIDAVDIDPTALAVARENARRNQVTPLVHFHDRWPEDHARYDLIAANLYRKVLEDLAAQIVAALKPGGVFICAGLLTSDEAAVGALYGHLGLVLHNRWEQSDWIALSYRKAWP, encoded by the coding sequence ATGCGCTCTTGGATCGAACTCGAAGTAAACGTGGAGGCCAGGTGGGCCGACGCCGTGTCGAGTTTTCTTTTTGACCTGGGAACGACTGGGACAGAAGTCGAGGATCCGGGTCAGGTGGTAATCATTCGGGCGTATTTCGAGCCCTCCGGGGAGCTCGACTTGGGTGATGTAGTCGAGCGGTACTTGCGTGCTCTCGGCTCTCGAAAGCACCGCGTGCTGGAGCGCCGGCTCGAGCATGCGCCGTGGGAGGAGTCGTGGAAGGAGTGGTTTACACCGCTTGCGGCCGGAAAACGGTTGTGGGTTCACCCGCCCTGGTCTTCGGACGTGCCGCCGGGCCGTATTGCCATTGTGATCGAGCCGGGGATGGCGTTCGGCACGGGCCACCACGCGAGCACTTTGGGATGTCTCGAACTCATCGAGGCCAATCTCGCGGGCCAGATTGTGGAGCGAGCGTTGGATCTCGGCACCGGTTCAGGCATCCTCGCCATTGCCATGGCCAAGCTCGGCGTGCCGCACATTGACGCGGTGGACATCGATCCTACCGCTCTCGCCGTTGCACGGGAAAATGCTCGGCGGAACCAAGTCACCCCGCTCGTGCATTTCCACGACCGATGGCCGGAGGATCATGCCCGCTACGACCTGATCGCCGCCAACCTTTACCGCAAGGTGCTGGAAGATCTTGCGGCTCAGATTGTCGCAGCCTTGAAGCCGGGGGGTGTCTTCATCTGTGCGGGCTTACTGACGAGCGACGAAGCCGCCGTTGGCGCACTGTACGGCCACCTGGGGCTAGTGCTGCATAACCGCTGGGAGCAGTCGGACTGGATCGCGCTGTCTTACCGCAAGGCATGGCCATGA